A single region of the Streptococcus sanguinis genome encodes:
- a CDS encoding DUF1958 domain-containing protein → MKKKLLLLGIVFLTSLAPLAARADELVDMAKKMYPHDNVQAINRPKSSLVIDGSTGDVVWEDNVDEVRDPASMSKLMTLYLVFEAIKEGKISEKTVITATPQDQATANIYEISNNKIVAGVDYTVSELITMTIVPSSNATTVMLANYLSDNDPDAFLDRMNAKAQELGMTNTKWFNASGAAAVSFKGYYNPQNYDNYASNQTTARDLAILAYNFVNHHPEILNYTNKAKVTVKAGTPYEETFETYNYSLPGAKYALKGVDGMKTGSSPNGAFNYIATIKRGDQRMIAVIMGVGDWSDQDGEYYRHPFGNALIEKAYADYEYKKLLSKGEQEIDGQKYKLPEDFYATVKKGTKPKVKVENNVLKAENGLKTLSSKISDEMKVEKVENPVAQAIENVTGSKSESKPWYGVFFSDKMLILLPVGILLIILYFEYRSRQKRKAAKQERRRNTDVE, encoded by the coding sequence GTGAAGAAAAAGCTTTTGTTATTGGGAATTGTGTTCCTGACCTCGTTAGCGCCGTTAGCTGCTAGGGCTGATGAATTGGTGGATATGGCTAAAAAGATGTATCCGCATGATAATGTTCAGGCGATTAATCGTCCCAAGTCTTCTCTCGTTATTGACGGCAGTACAGGTGATGTTGTCTGGGAGGATAATGTCGATGAGGTGCGTGATCCCGCTAGTATGAGTAAGCTCATGACGCTTTACTTGGTCTTTGAAGCGATTAAGGAAGGAAAAATCAGCGAAAAGACGGTCATTACAGCTACACCTCAGGATCAAGCCACTGCTAATATTTATGAAATTTCTAATAATAAAATTGTCGCTGGTGTGGACTATACCGTATCTGAGTTGATTACCATGACAATCGTGCCGTCATCCAATGCGACAACCGTTATGCTGGCCAATTATTTATCGGACAATGACCCAGATGCGTTCTTGGATCGGATGAATGCTAAGGCTCAAGAGCTGGGCATGACGAATACCAAGTGGTTCAATGCCAGCGGTGCAGCAGCGGTTTCTTTTAAGGGCTACTATAACCCTCAAAACTACGATAATTATGCCAGCAATCAGACAACAGCCCGTGATTTGGCGATTCTGGCCTATAACTTTGTCAATCATCATCCTGAGATTCTAAACTATACTAATAAAGCCAAGGTTACGGTTAAAGCTGGAACTCCTTACGAGGAGACCTTTGAAACCTATAATTACTCCCTACCGGGTGCTAAATACGCACTCAAGGGCGTAGATGGCATGAAGACAGGCTCTAGTCCTAACGGTGCTTTCAACTATATCGCGACCATTAAACGTGGAGATCAGCGCATGATTGCTGTGATTATGGGAGTCGGTGACTGGTCTGACCAAGACGGTGAGTATTACCGCCATCCTTTTGGTAATGCTTTGATTGAGAAGGCTTATGCGGATTATGAGTACAAAAAACTCTTATCCAAGGGTGAGCAGGAGATTGATGGACAGAAGTATAAGCTTCCTGAGGATTTTTACGCTACTGTTAAAAAGGGAACCAAGCCTAAAGTCAAAGTTGAAAACAATGTTCTCAAGGCTGAAAATGGCTTGAAGACCTTGTCTAGCAAGATCTCCGATGAAATGAAAGTCGAGAAAGTTGAGAATCCAGTTGCTCAGGCTATTGAAAATGTGACTGGCAGCAAGTCGGAAAGCAAGCCTTGGTATGGTGTGTTTTTCAGTGATAAGATGTTGATTCTGCTGCCTGTTGGCATCCTGTTAATCATTCTGTACTTTGAATACCGCAGTCGTCAAAAACGTAAGGCTGCAAAGCAGGAACGTCGTAGAAATACAGATGTTGAATAA
- the nagB gene encoding glucosamine-6-phosphate deaminase, with product MKIIQVENQVEGGKVALELLKEKLAQGAKTLGLATGSSPEGFYKQIVESDLDFSEMFSVNLDEYVGLQEDDPQSYRYFMNQHLFNQKPFKESFLPNGAAKDLEAEVARYNQLLAEHPADLQILGIGTNGHIGFNEPGTSFDSQTHLVNLTPSTIQSNARFFDKMEDVPTQAISMGIGNILNAKSIILFAYGSAKAKAIAGTVEGEVTEELPGSALQKHPDVVIIADKEALSLLKH from the coding sequence ATGAAAATTATTCAAGTGGAAAACCAAGTAGAAGGTGGCAAAGTGGCTCTCGAGCTGCTCAAAGAAAAGCTGGCTCAGGGGGCAAAAACTTTAGGCTTAGCTACAGGCAGCAGCCCTGAAGGATTTTACAAGCAGATCGTTGAGAGCGACCTTGATTTTTCAGAGATGTTCAGTGTCAATCTGGATGAATATGTTGGTTTGCAGGAGGACGATCCTCAGTCTTATCGCTATTTCATGAATCAGCACCTCTTTAACCAAAAGCCTTTTAAAGAAAGCTTCCTGCCTAATGGCGCAGCGAAAGATTTAGAAGCAGAAGTGGCGCGCTACAATCAGCTTCTTGCAGAGCATCCGGCTGATTTGCAGATTTTGGGAATTGGTACGAATGGCCATATCGGCTTTAATGAGCCGGGAACTAGTTTTGACAGTCAGACTCACTTAGTGAATTTGACACCGTCCACCATTCAGTCAAATGCTCGATTCTTCGACAAGATGGAGGATGTTCCGACTCAGGCTATTTCCATGGGAATTGGCAATATCCTAAATGCTAAGTCCATCATCCTCTTTGCTTATGGTTCTGCTAAGGCCAAGGCCATAGCAGGGACTGTTGAGGGGGAAGTGACGGAGGAGCTGCCAGGCAGTGCTCTCCAGAAGCATCCAGATGTTGTGATTATCGCTGATAAGGAAGCGCTTAGCCTGTTAAAACACTAA
- the queA gene encoding tRNA preQ1(34) S-adenosylmethionine ribosyltransferase-isomerase QueA, which produces MNTADFDFDLPEELIAQTPLEKRDASRLLVVDKETGAFSDQHFDQIIDQLQPGDALVMNNTRVLPARLYGIKPETGGHVELLLLKNIQGDDWEVLAKPAKRLRVGAQISFGDGRLTATVVEELDHGGRIVRFGYEGIFLEVLESLGEMPLPPYIHEKLADRERYQTVYAKENGSAAAPTAGLHFTEELLEQISAKGVKLVYLTLHVGLGTFRPVSVDSLDDHEMHSEFYSLSEEAAQILRQVKAKGGRVIAVGTTSIRTLETIGSKFQGQIQADSGWTNIFIKPGYDWKVVDAFSTNFHLPKSTLVMLVSAFAGRSLTLEAYEHAIAERYRFFSFGDAMFIK; this is translated from the coding sequence ATGAATACCGCTGATTTTGATTTTGACTTGCCCGAAGAGCTGATTGCTCAGACACCTTTAGAGAAAAGGGATGCTTCCCGCTTGTTAGTGGTTGATAAAGAAACGGGAGCCTTCTCCGACCAGCATTTTGACCAGATTATTGATCAGCTCCAGCCCGGCGATGCCCTTGTTATGAATAATACACGTGTCCTTCCTGCCCGCCTTTATGGTATCAAGCCTGAGACAGGGGGCCATGTCGAGCTGCTGTTGCTGAAAAATATCCAAGGCGATGACTGGGAAGTGCTAGCCAAGCCAGCCAAGCGCCTCAGAGTAGGTGCTCAGATTTCCTTTGGTGATGGCCGCTTAACTGCTACTGTGGTAGAGGAGCTTGACCATGGTGGTCGAATCGTACGCTTTGGCTATGAAGGGATTTTCCTAGAAGTCTTGGAAAGTTTGGGAGAAATGCCGCTGCCGCCTTATATCCACGAAAAACTGGCAGACCGCGAACGCTACCAGACTGTTTACGCTAAAGAAAACGGCTCTGCCGCTGCGCCAACTGCTGGACTTCATTTCACAGAAGAGCTATTGGAACAGATTTCAGCCAAGGGAGTCAAACTGGTCTATCTCACCCTTCATGTCGGACTGGGAACTTTCCGACCGGTTTCTGTAGACAGCTTAGATGATCACGAGATGCACTCCGAGTTTTACAGCCTGTCCGAGGAAGCTGCCCAGATACTCCGTCAGGTCAAGGCTAAGGGAGGCCGTGTCATTGCAGTCGGCACGACATCTATCCGCACCTTAGAGACAATTGGCAGTAAATTCCAGGGGCAGATTCAGGCTGACTCTGGCTGGACCAATATTTTTATCAAGCCGGGATACGATTGGAAGGTCGTTGATGCTTTTTCAACCAACTTCCACCTGCCCAAGTCAACTCTGGTCATGTTAGTCTCTGCCTTTGCCGGACGTTCCTTAACGCTTGAAGCTTATGAGCACGCTATTGCTGAGCGCTATCGCTTCTTCAGTTTTGGTGATGCTATGTTTATCAAATAA
- a CDS encoding arginine repressor has protein sequence MNKIESRHRLIRSLIMEKKIHTQQELQEHLEANGVIVTQSTLSRDMKALNLVKVSENDTSYYIINSIAPSRWEKRLRFYMEDALVMLRPVKNQVVMKTLPGLAQSFGAILDALELPQIVATVCGDDVCLIICEDDQGALDCFEKLKEFTPPFFFSK, from the coding sequence ATGAATAAAATTGAAAGCAGACACCGTCTCATCCGCTCCTTAATCATGGAAAAGAAAATCCATACCCAGCAAGAACTTCAGGAGCATCTGGAAGCCAACGGCGTCATTGTAACCCAGTCCACTCTTTCACGAGATATGAAAGCACTCAATCTGGTCAAGGTCAGTGAGAACGATACTTCCTACTATATCATCAATAGCATTGCACCATCCCGTTGGGAAAAACGCCTTCGTTTCTATATGGAGGATGCTTTGGTCATGCTGCGGCCAGTTAAAAACCAAGTCGTTATGAAAACTCTGCCTGGTCTGGCCCAGTCTTTCGGTGCAATCTTAGACGCTCTAGAGCTGCCACAGATTGTTGCTACTGTCTGCGGTGATGACGTCTGTCTGATTATCTGCGAGGATGATCAAGGGGCCCTTGACTGCTTTGAGAAGCTCAAAGAATTCACCCCACCATTCTTCTTTAGTAAATAA
- a CDS encoding dipeptidase, with protein MKNFITEKVKEDFLESLKAIVSYPSVLKEGQNGTPFGQAIQDVLEKTLEICRELGFTTYLDPKGYYGYAEIGHGAQLLAVLCHLDVVPSGDESDWQTPPFEATVKDGWIFGRGVQDDKGPSMAALYAVKALLDSGVEFKKRVRFIFGTDEETLWRCMGRYNQLEEQATIGFAPDSSFPLTYAEKGLLQLKLEGPGSDTLELEAGQAFNVVPAKASYSGSLLESVVAGLEGLGYEYERTAEKVTVIGLPKHAKDAAQGVNAIIRLAKVLQPLDSHPALAFLDQAVGEDATGSHLFGPVSDEPMGFLSFNVAGLTLTSDRSEIRIDMRIPVLADKDKLVENLAEIASQYELTYQEFDYLAPLYVPLDSELVSTLMEIYQEKTGDDSPAMSSGGATFARTMPNCVAFGALFPGADQTEHQVNERFRLDDLYEAMDIYAEAIYRLATTP; from the coding sequence ATGAAAAATTTTATAACGGAAAAAGTTAAAGAAGATTTTCTTGAATCTTTGAAAGCAATCGTTTCTTATCCTTCAGTACTGAAGGAAGGTCAAAATGGAACACCTTTTGGACAAGCTATCCAAGATGTCCTAGAAAAAACTTTAGAAATCTGTCGGGAGCTAGGTTTTACAACCTACCTCGACCCTAAAGGTTATTACGGATATGCAGAAATCGGTCATGGAGCTCAGCTCCTGGCCGTTCTCTGTCATTTGGATGTTGTTCCATCAGGTGATGAGTCGGACTGGCAGACGCCGCCTTTTGAAGCCACTGTCAAAGATGGCTGGATTTTTGGTCGTGGGGTGCAGGACGACAAGGGACCTTCCATGGCCGCTCTTTATGCTGTAAAAGCATTGCTGGACAGTGGAGTGGAATTTAAAAAGCGGGTTCGCTTTATCTTTGGTACAGATGAGGAGACACTTTGGCGTTGTATGGGTAGATACAACCAGCTAGAAGAGCAGGCTACAATTGGCTTTGCACCAGACTCTTCCTTCCCTTTGACCTATGCTGAGAAGGGGCTTCTGCAGCTTAAGCTAGAAGGACCTGGCTCTGATACTTTAGAGCTCGAAGCTGGTCAAGCTTTTAATGTCGTTCCTGCCAAGGCTTCCTATTCAGGCAGCCTACTAGAGTCAGTCGTTGCTGGCTTGGAAGGTTTAGGCTATGAATATGAGCGAACGGCAGAAAAAGTAACGGTTATCGGCTTGCCCAAGCACGCTAAGGATGCCGCTCAAGGAGTCAATGCTATTATTCGATTAGCTAAGGTTTTGCAGCCCTTGGATTCGCATCCGGCTCTTGCCTTTCTGGATCAGGCGGTTGGTGAAGATGCGACAGGCAGCCATCTCTTTGGTCCTGTGTCTGATGAACCGATGGGCTTTCTTTCCTTTAATGTTGCCGGTCTGACTTTAACCTCTGATCGCTCTGAGATTCGGATTGACATGCGGATTCCGGTCTTGGCAGACAAGGATAAGTTGGTTGAAAATCTAGCAGAAATAGCCAGTCAATACGAGCTGACCTATCAGGAGTTTGACTACTTGGCTCCGCTCTACGTACCTTTGGACAGTGAGTTGGTTAGCACCCTGATGGAAATTTATCAGGAGAAAACAGGAGACGACAGTCCAGCTATGTCTTCTGGCGGAGCGACCTTTGCTCGTACTATGCCTAACTGTGTTGCCTTCGGCGCTCTCTTTCCGGGAGCTGATCAGACAGAGCATCAGGTCAATGAACGATTCCGCCTAGACGATCTGTATGAGGCAATGGATATTTACGCGGAAGCCATTTATCGTTTGGCTACAACACCTTAA
- a CDS encoding YfcC family protein: protein MSEKTKKGFKMPSSYTVLLIIIAIMAVLTWIIPAGAFVKGVYQPQPQNPQGIWDVLMAPIRAMLGTHPEEGSLIKETSAAIDVAFFILMVGGFLGVVNETGALDVGIASIVKKYKGREKMLIVVLMPLFALGGTTYGMGEETMAFYPLLVPVMMAVGFDSLTGVAIILLGSQIGCLASTLNPFATGIASATAGVGTGEGIVLRLIFLVVLTALSTWFVYRYADKIQKDPTKSLVYSTREEDLKHFNVETSSSVESTLSKKQRTVLFLFIMTFVLMVLSFIPWTDLGITIFKDVNTWLTGLPVLGKIIGSSTSALGTWYFPEGAMLFAFMGILIGAVYGLKEDKIISAFMNGAADLLSVALIVAIARGIQVIMNDGMITDTILNWGKQGLSGLSSQVFIVLTYIFYLPMSFLIPSSSGLASATMGIMAPLGEFVNVKASLIITAYQSASGVLNLVAPTSGIVMGALALGRINIGTWWKFIGKLIVAIIAISIGLLLLGTFLPFL from the coding sequence ATGAGTGAAAAAACAAAAAAAGGGTTTAAGATGCCTTCATCTTACACCGTATTGTTGATAATCATTGCCATTATGGCAGTGCTGACTTGGATTATCCCAGCAGGGGCTTTTGTAAAAGGTGTTTATCAGCCTCAGCCACAAAATCCACAAGGGATTTGGGATGTCCTGATGGCACCGATTCGTGCAATGCTGGGTACGCATCCAGAAGAAGGCTCCTTAATCAAGGAGACGAGTGCAGCGATTGATGTTGCCTTCTTCATCCTCATGGTTGGTGGTTTCCTTGGCGTTGTCAATGAAACTGGCGCTTTGGATGTAGGGATTGCCTCCATCGTTAAGAAGTACAAGGGTCGCGAAAAGATGCTGATTGTTGTCTTGATGCCTCTCTTTGCCCTCGGTGGTACTACCTATGGTATGGGTGAGGAAACCATGGCCTTCTATCCGCTTTTGGTGCCGGTGATGATGGCAGTTGGTTTTGACAGCCTGACAGGGGTGGCTATTATCCTGCTTGGTTCGCAAATCGGATGTTTGGCTTCTACGCTAAATCCATTTGCAACGGGTATCGCTTCAGCAACTGCTGGTGTTGGTACTGGTGAAGGGATTGTCCTTCGTCTTATCTTCTTGGTTGTTCTGACAGCTCTCAGTACTTGGTTTGTATACCGCTATGCGGATAAGATTCAAAAAGATCCGACCAAGTCATTGGTTTACAGCACTCGCGAAGAAGATTTGAAACACTTTAACGTTGAGACTTCTTCATCTGTTGAGTCAACTCTGAGCAAAAAGCAAAGAACAGTTCTATTCCTGTTCATCATGACATTTGTCCTTATGGTATTGAGTTTCATTCCTTGGACAGATCTCGGTATTACTATCTTTAAGGATGTCAATACCTGGCTGACAGGTCTTCCAGTACTCGGTAAGATTATTGGTTCGTCTACTTCTGCACTGGGTACTTGGTACTTCCCAGAAGGAGCTATGCTCTTTGCCTTCATGGGAATCTTGATTGGCGCTGTTTACGGTCTCAAGGAAGACAAGATTATCTCAGCCTTTATGAACGGTGCAGCTGACCTGCTTAGCGTAGCCCTAATCGTAGCAATCGCTCGTGGTATCCAAGTTATCATGAATGACGGTATGATTACAGACACTATTCTCAACTGGGGTAAACAAGGACTCAGCGGTCTGTCATCACAAGTATTTATCGTCTTGACCTACATTTTCTACCTGCCAATGTCCTTCCTTATCCCATCATCATCAGGTCTGGCCAGTGCGACTATGGGAATCATGGCTCCGTTGGGAGAATTTGTCAATGTCAAGGCAAGCTTGATCATCACAGCTTACCAGTCTGCTTCAGGTGTGCTGAACCTGGTTGCTCCAACTTCTGGTATCGTTATGGGGGCTTTGGCACTCGGACGTATCAATATTGGTACTTGGTGGAAATTTATCGGTAAGCTGATTGTAGCTATCATTGCGATCAGTATTGGTCTCTTACTCCTAGGAACTTTCTTACCGTTCCTATAA
- the arcC gene encoding carbamate kinase — translation MGNRKIVVALGGNAILSSDPSANAQQQALAETAKHLVKLIKNGDDLIITHGNGPQVGNLLLQHLAADSEKNPAFPLDSLVAMTEGSIGFWLQNALQNALLDEGIEKNVASVVTQVVVDKNDPAFVNLSKPIGPFYSEEEAKAEAEKSGATFKEDAGRGWRKVVASPKPVDIKEIETIRTLLNQGQVVVAAGGGGIPVIKEDNGHLTGVEAVIDKDFASQRLAELVDADLFIVLTGVDYVFVNYNKPDQAKLEHVNVAQLEEYIKQEQFAPGSMLPKVEAAIAFVNGRPEGKAVITSLENLGALIESESGTIIEKG, via the coding sequence ATGGGAAATCGTAAAATCGTTGTAGCCTTGGGAGGAAATGCCATCCTTTCATCTGACCCATCAGCGAATGCACAGCAGCAAGCCTTGGCGGAAACTGCAAAACACTTGGTAAAATTGATTAAAAACGGGGATGACCTTATCATTACCCATGGAAATGGTCCACAGGTAGGGAACTTGCTGCTGCAACACTTGGCAGCAGACTCTGAAAAGAATCCTGCCTTCCCACTAGACTCTCTTGTGGCTATGACAGAAGGCAGCATAGGCTTCTGGCTGCAGAATGCTTTGCAAAATGCTCTCTTGGATGAAGGTATCGAAAAGAATGTTGCTTCTGTTGTGACGCAAGTAGTAGTTGATAAGAACGATCCAGCTTTTGTCAATCTCAGCAAGCCAATCGGACCTTTCTACTCAGAAGAAGAAGCCAAAGCAGAAGCTGAAAAGAGCGGAGCGACTTTCAAAGAGGATGCTGGACGTGGTTGGCGTAAGGTTGTTGCTTCACCAAAGCCAGTGGATATCAAGGAAATTGAAACGATCCGTACGCTTTTGAATCAAGGTCAAGTAGTAGTAGCTGCGGGCGGCGGCGGGATTCCTGTCATCAAGGAAGACAATGGCCATCTTACGGGTGTTGAAGCCGTTATTGACAAGGACTTTGCTTCTCAGCGCTTGGCAGAGTTGGTTGATGCAGACCTCTTCATCGTCTTGACGGGTGTGGACTATGTCTTTGTTAACTACAACAAACCAGACCAAGCTAAGCTGGAACATGTGAATGTTGCTCAGTTGGAAGAATACATCAAGCAAGAACAATTTGCACCAGGCAGCATGCTTCCAAAAGTAGAAGCAGCTATCGCCTTTGTCAATGGCCGTCCAGAAGGCAAAGCAGTTATCACATCTCTGGAAAATCTGGGCGCTCTGATTGAGTCTGAGAGCGGTACGATTATTGAAAAAGGCTAG
- the argF gene encoding ornithine carbamoyltransferase, which yields MTHSVFQGRSFLAEKDFSRAELEYLIGLSAHLKDLKKRNIQHHYLAGKNIALLFEKTSTRTRAAFTTAAIDLGAHPEYLGANDIQLGKKESTEDTAKVLGRMFDGIEFRGFSQRMVEELAEFSGVPVWNGLTDEWHPTQMLADYLTVQENFGRLEGLTLVYCGDGRNNVANSLLVTGAILGVNVHIFSPKELFPEKEIVELAEGFAKESGAHILITEDADEAVKGADVLYTDVWVSMGEEDKFAERVALLKPYQVNMDLVKKADNENLIFLHCLPAFHDTNTVYGKDVAEKFGVEEMEVTDEVFRSKYARHFDQAENRMHTIKAVMAATLGNLYIPKV from the coding sequence ATGACACATTCAGTATTCCAAGGACGTAGCTTCTTAGCAGAAAAAGACTTTAGCCGTGCTGAGTTAGAATACCTTATCGGTCTTTCAGCTCACTTGAAAGATTTGAAAAAACGCAATATTCAACACCACTATCTTGCTGGCAAGAATATCGCTCTCTTGTTTGAAAAAACATCTACTCGTACTCGGGCAGCTTTTACAACAGCAGCCATTGACCTGGGAGCACATCCAGAATACCTTGGTGCAAATGATATCCAGCTTGGTAAGAAAGAATCTACAGAAGACACTGCTAAAGTATTGGGCCGTATGTTTGATGGGATTGAATTCCGCGGCTTCAGCCAACGCATGGTAGAAGAATTGGCAGAATTCTCAGGTGTTCCAGTATGGAATGGTCTGACAGACGAATGGCATCCAACTCAAATGTTGGCTGACTACTTGACTGTTCAAGAAAACTTTGGCCGTCTGGAAGGCTTGACATTGGTATACTGTGGTGATGGACGTAACAACGTTGCCAACAGCTTGCTGGTAACAGGAGCTATCCTTGGCGTCAACGTTCATATCTTCTCACCAAAAGAACTCTTCCCAGAAAAAGAAATCGTTGAATTGGCAGAAGGCTTTGCGAAAGAAAGCGGCGCACATATTCTCATCACAGAAGATGCTGACGAAGCAGTTAAAGGTGCTGATGTTCTTTACACAGACGTTTGGGTATCTATGGGTGAAGAAGACAAGTTTGCAGAACGCGTTGCCCTCCTCAAACCTTACCAAGTAAACATGGATTTGGTGAAGAAAGCTGATAACGAAAACTTGATTTTCTTGCACTGCTTACCAGCATTCCACGATACAAATACTGTTTACGGTAAAGATGTCGCTGAAAAATTCGGCGTAGAGGAAATGGAAGTAACAGACGAAGTCTTCCGCAGCAAATATGCTCGTCATTTTGACCAAGCAGAAAACCGTATGCACACAATTAAAGCGGTTATGGCTGCAACTCTTGGAAACCTCTACATTCCAAAAGTATAA
- the arcA gene encoding arginine deiminase — protein sequence MSTHPIRVFSEIGKLKKVMLHRPGKELENLQPDYLERLLFDDIPFLEDAQKEHDNFAQALRNEGVEVLYLEQLAAESLTSPEIREQFIEEYLEEANIRGRETKKAIRELLRGIKDNRELVEKTMAGVQKVELPEIPEEAKGLTDLVESDYPFAIDPMPNLYFTRDPFATIGNAVSLNHMYADTRNRETLYGKYIFKHHPVYGGNVELVYNREEDTRIEGGDELVLSKDVLAVGISQRTDAASIEKLLVNIFKKNVGFKKVLAFEFANNRKFMHLDTVFTMVDYDKFTIHPEIEGDLRVYSVTYVDDKLKIVEEKGDLAEILAENLGVEKVHLIRCGGGNIVAAAREQWNDGSNTLTIAPGVVVVYDRNTVTNKILEEYGLRLIKIRGSELVRGRGGPRCMSMPFEREEI from the coding sequence ATGTCTACACATCCAATTCGTGTTTTCTCAGAAATTGGAAAACTGAAAAAAGTTATGTTGCACCGTCCTGGCAAGGAGTTGGAAAACTTGCAGCCGGACTACTTAGAACGTCTTCTTTTTGATGATATTCCTTTCTTAGAAGATGCACAAAAAGAACATGATAACTTTGCTCAAGCGCTTCGCAATGAAGGAGTTGAGGTGCTCTATCTTGAGCAGTTGGCTGCTGAGTCACTGACTTCTCCAGAAATCCGCGAGCAATTCATCGAAGAATATCTGGAAGAAGCCAATATTCGCGGACGTGAAACCAAGAAGGCTATTCGTGAACTGCTCCGTGGTATCAAAGATAACCGAGAGTTGGTTGAAAAAACGATGGCAGGGGTTCAAAAAGTTGAATTGCCAGAAATTCCTGAAGAAGCAAAAGGCTTGACGGACTTGGTGGAATCTGATTATCCATTCGCTATTGATCCAATGCCAAACCTCTACTTCACACGTGACCCATTTGCTACAATTGGTAATGCTGTATCGCTCAACCACATGTATGCAGATACTCGTAATCGTGAAACTCTCTACGGTAAATACATCTTCAAACATCACCCAGTATACGGTGGAAATGTTGAACTTGTTTACAACCGTGAAGAAGATACACGTATTGAAGGTGGGGACGAGTTGGTTCTTTCAAAAGATGTGCTGGCAGTTGGGATTTCACAACGTACAGACGCAGCTTCTATCGAAAAACTCTTGGTCAATATCTTCAAGAAAAATGTTGGTTTCAAGAAAGTTTTGGCTTTTGAATTTGCCAACAACCGTAAGTTCATGCACTTAGACACTGTCTTCACTATGGTTGACTATGACAAGTTCACGATTCACCCAGAAATCGAAGGCGATCTTCGCGTTTACTCTGTAACTTATGTTGATGATAAACTTAAGATTGTTGAAGAAAAAGGTGATTTGGCAGAAATCTTGGCAGAAAACCTTGGTGTAGAAAAAGTTCATCTGATTCGCTGTGGCGGTGGCAATATCGTAGCTGCTGCGCGTGAGCAGTGGAATGACGGTTCTAACACCTTGACCATTGCACCTGGTGTAGTAGTAGTGTATGATCGTAATACAGTTACTAACAAGATTTTGGAAGAATACGGCTTGCGTTTGATTAAGATCCGCGGAAGTGAATTGGTTCGCGGTCGTGGTGGACCACGCTGTATGTCTATGCCATTTGAACGTGAAGAAATTTAA
- a CDS encoding Crp/Fnr family transcriptional regulator, producing the protein MITKEHYQFIRQHPAFVNLPVELFDKLAVEIQYRKIPKGQIIFFAGDRRERLFLLSQGYVRIEQYDSTDTFSYMDYVKKNSVFPYGGMFFDECYHYTASAVTNVEYFSIPIDLFEDYSKKSVDQLLFITKRLSQILEFQELRLRNVVAASASERVVQSLSLLCMDLCKVGDSLPFPISMKELAKLGATTRETVNQVLKKLLDEGRIEYQHKKLTFKEKEYFMKYLAGS; encoded by the coding sequence ATGATTACCAAGGAGCATTATCAATTTATCCGGCAGCACCCTGCCTTTGTCAATCTGCCAGTGGAGCTTTTCGATAAATTAGCAGTGGAGATTCAGTATCGCAAGATTCCAAAAGGGCAAATTATCTTTTTTGCAGGAGACCGACGAGAGCGTCTTTTTCTCTTGTCTCAAGGCTATGTTCGGATTGAGCAATATGATTCGACAGACACATTTTCTTATATGGATTATGTCAAGAAAAACAGTGTTTTCCCCTATGGAGGTATGTTTTTTGATGAGTGCTATCATTACACAGCCAGCGCTGTCACCAATGTCGAATATTTCTCCATTCCTATTGATTTGTTTGAAGACTATTCAAAGAAGAGTGTGGATCAGCTTTTGTTTATTACCAAGCGGCTGTCGCAAATTCTGGAATTTCAGGAACTTCGTTTGCGCAATGTCGTAGCAGCCAGTGCCAGCGAGCGTGTGGTTCAGTCCTTGTCTCTGCTCTGCATGGATTTGTGCAAGGTAGGAGATAGCCTGCCCTTTCCTATCAGCATGAAAGAACTGGCTAAGCTAGGAGCCACAACTCGGGAAACGGTCAATCAAGTTCTGAAAAAGCTCTTAGATGAAGGTCGGATTGAATACCAACATAAAAAATTAACTTTTAAAGAGAAAGAGTATTTCATGAAATACCTTGCTGGAAGCTAA